ACATTTACcaagtaaaaatgtatttttaaagctaAGATAAGGATGAAACTAGTGCCAGTATATTGGTTTAATCCAGCTCTTTCAATCACGTTTTAATGTTTATTAatgtctccttctgtctctcgtTATATGACTTGCAATCTGTCATTTGTTCAAACTAAGTCTGTAGGGTTGCAAATGTACAGGATGATTTCACAAAGGCATCAAAAAGACGAACATTGAACGCTCCACGTAGCTCAGCAACTTGTTGATCGTTCTGATTTTGTCAAAAGACAACTGGCATTCATTAAAAGTTGATCCTTTTTGGTTCCTGACGGTTGAATCCACCAACTTGTAAAATCTGTCATTGATGTTCAGATTCTCTTGAGGGAGGGACTGCAGAGTGGGgacagaggaagaaaagagggatgTTTGGAACCGACACAACTGGTGAGTGCCCAAGACAACtgatgttcttcttttctttttaaatctcatTTACTCTGTGTCTCTTTCACAGTATATGAGCGAGGAGCTGCTGGAATCATTAAATGCACAAGGTTTTAGAGAAAAAAGAGTAAAACATATGTAAAACTTCCATGCATATTTGACAGCCGGTGGATTTCACGAGGTGCTTCTTTTGCAGGGAAATGGTTATTTGTAATTGTACTGAAGAATCTGGTTTCACACTTAACCCTGTGTGAAAATATATCTATACCTATTCATATAAATGGAATGATCTGATGTTTTGAGACGATCACTTATTTGCCGTCTCTTGGGAGTTAAATGAGAAGATCGATATCGGTGTCGTCTCTGAGTTGACAGCAGAGATGTTGGAGATGATGGGTGCTACGCCTACCTTAGCACACATACTTTAATCGCAGGAAACCAGTAAATCCAAAAGAAATCCGCTGGGTGTGactagacaacaacaacaactaaaaagaatattttttaCACAAACACGTCTCAATAGTACTGcagttgtaatttgtgaaatattGTCAGAGGTACTCTTATATCTCCCCGTTCAGTCATAGCTGTACCCGACATTTTGCACACTACTGGCCCCAAGTGGTcttttgatatttattttccagagaGTGAAAGACTCCATGCAGGAACAGTGTAGTCATGGATCCCACTCCTCAAACACACTAAAACTTTTTTCCTAAACTTTTTCTGCTTTTCCAACATCTGACATAAGGGGGGAAATAGTGAATGTCCAGCATCTTTGTAGGGTGTATTATTAACCCTTTCATCTTTCACCTCACATGCAATGCCTGCAGCAGACCACTGCCTGGAGCCGATGTCGGAGGGGGCCTGTTCAGAATATGTTCTGCTCTGGTACTTCCACCCTCGATCCGGTGAATGCAGACCGTTTGTGTTCGGGGGCTGTGGTGGCAACAGAAACCAGTTTGCCTCAAGACAAGAGTGCCACAGTTGGTGTAGgatggagaagagagggagggggaaccAGTCAGATGAAATATAGCCTACATTGTACCAATGTCAGATGAGtacaaacacattaaaacaatatattacAAGTTTTGGTTGTACAGTATGAATGAGAGGATACTACAATATTCTGTCCTCCTTTTATTCCTtgtaacaaaaatatatttaaacttcCACAAGTACCAAACTCTGTCGAGGAAACTAGCAACGCACATTGAGAAGATCATTATTGTACATAACTGTGTAAAATGTCATAATGTTGTATTTTCTactggatttatttatatatttcaacaGATCTTGATTTGTTTTATGGACAAATTGTGTTGAAATTCAAAATGTTAATTTTGTCATTTTTATACATGTTTCTGAAATAGACTTAAGACATACGACTGCGTCAAAAGTAATCCATTGTTTAACACGACTGACATATTAAATCTATCTTTTGTGCGTGTCTGCGTCgtgctcgtctctcctctctcggctCTCTACGTTACACTTCTTCCGTTTTGTCAATTGCCCTGCATCATGTAGAATCTGTAGCTGATGGCCTGCTGCCACTTTCATCCCAACATATGTTCCTTTGGCAGGGGGTGTTATGGGTCAGGCTGGGAGTCAGATGAGTGACCAACAGGAGCCCAGTGAGGGAGAGCACATAGAGACTGTTTTAAAGGACTCTCTCTTCAGACCGTCGCAGCAGTACCAGGGGATTCCCGCGTGGGTGTTGATGTGGGGGCAGGACACAATGACGTTTTCTTTCTGGCAGTGTGACATGTGAAAATACACGACACAACTTGGATTCTCAGGGTGTCACTGGttgattttttaaagaagaaaccTTCGTGTTAGGCATATGTGCAACATGCTCCATCCCCAAGTAAATTCCCCAAAAGGTAGCTCACTGAAAAGATACTAAAATTCCATCTGCCTCAAAGTGGCAGATTCTTGACAAAGTCTTTCAACACCAAGCCTCCAGAGGCTTTCTGTATATTAGTCACGATTCTGCACTGTAATATACTCCCACGTGCGAAGATGCTTCATTGATCTGTGGTTACGCAATCCTCAGTGACAGGCTGTTCTTGCTAAACCACACCCCCTGTTATAATTGTAAATTTAGCTTTTAGATCATTTgcaaatatctttaaatacGTTCTAAAAGTCAACTATATCTACCTTTGCTTAAAATGTCTCTTGCTTCCAAAGAAAATTGATTTAAGCCGTAACCCTTGTTTGGGTATAGTTTTACCCGTTTTGACAGATTTGacagcagtaaaaaaaaataaaaaaacctaaaCGTCATTTTTTGGGCTGGAAATTGTGACCcaaaatacacaaacattaaaatgctttaaatgtttttaacttTTGTACAGATGCTTCACATTTCAGGCCAAATTTGACCTGTATCTATTGAGATGGATTTTAGATTTACCAAGGAAAATTGTGGTTTTAGGGAATCTTGAAACTGTGAAACTGTACAGGCtcatgtttgtatgtattttttggGACAGTGGTGACAGAGTTCAAGGGGGACCTCGGCGGGGGTGTAGCTCATCTAAGTTTTGAACTTTTCATTTTCATGTAGGACCAACGCTCATAACAAACTGTCGATTCAGAAAAAGGTTCAGACAATGTTAGCTCCATCCAGAAAGAATGATCTTACTTGTTAGAAATAAGACTTAATACCAACTAATACCCCTTCACACTTAAGCTGAGCAGAATTCTTAACATATCTTGAGTCAAGTGACTAACAAGAACACAATCCAGCATGGTAATGAAAGTGGAGTTTTTCCATTGAAGTCGAAGAAGAGCAATTAATTCCGTCTCAAAGATCAATTGCACAGTGGAAGCAAGAGTGGGAGGACATCTTATCACAGTGTGTCACAGACTGTGATTGCTCCTGCTGTTGAGACTTACAGTCATATTAATCCTTCAAGGAAGTTGCTCATTAGAGCTTGACCCAACACCGTTTGATCCTCTGCCACATCGGTTACAATGTGTTGTGTGAACACTCAAagttttaattaaaatacaatgttCTCTGGGTCTCAGGTTTGAAAGAGGTAACAATGGACCTTTTCTTTTGCCAGGTTTAAAGTGTTATGCACAATGAGTAATGCCAGGAGTGTTATGCTAATAAAAGACATGATTTAATTAAACAGACTTACAGGACTCCAAAAACTAATCCAATTGATTAGTAAATGTCACTTTTAATATTAACATTGTAACGGTGTTAAAAGAAGTGTTACCATTGACTAATGAGCCACATTTGAAGGTTTATAAGCTGTAACTAATGACTATATTAGGTTATTACCTTATTTACCAATGTATGTCATTAATAGAGACACATTTGGGTTGTACCAGGTTATGAAAAAGATAATTGACTGTACTTTATTCTCCTTTAGCTAATTCTTTGGTGCATAGACTATCAAGGCAAGCCCATCCTTGATTTTCCATTTACTATTTACTTTCAACATATAAAACTGCAGGCTATACTATATATTGTTTATCAGACATTGAGATGCCTATGGGCATGTGCTgacttaaaatgtattatttactgAAGACTTGATGGCTTATGAAAAATGTATGAACTtgcttgaaaaaataaaaacgttatGCCTTTCAGAAGAGGATACACATCAGCTAAGTCCAATCAATGCAGCAGTTGTTATTAACTTATCAACAATaaattaatatgtatttaaattgtTGATCTCCTGATTACTCCtttgatttattgtttttcGATGAATTGTCAGGAAATAGTGAAAAGTGTACATCGTAAAATCTCACAGCTGAAGATGATTTTCAAATAGCTTGTTTTGTCCAAACATCattgaaaaactaaaatatattaaatgcaCTATATCATACtgtatatgaaaaagaaaagcatcaaATCATAATGGTTGAAGAGGTTAGAAACTCatattttaaatctctaaaaacAATGTATTGCTTATCAGAATAGTAGCCGAGCCAACTGATGATGTTATTAACTAAGGCGACTGCTTTATGTTGAAGCAAGTGTTACCTAGATTGTGGAATTACACATGGTTCTGAACAATGGGGAAAGCCCATGGTTTTGCCGTTGGTTCTGTTCTATTTAACTGTCTGTGGTTCTAAATAAGAATTGCCGATGATTCTGGAATGGAGCTCTCCATAGTTCTGAACAGTCTAACTGTCCATGGTTCTGAATAAGAGCCGTCCGTGGTGCTGACCAATGGAACCGTCTGCAGGTCGCTGCGCATTCCGAATACAACCTCCGGtcattggttgcaaaaaaaacatgatcgtCGTACTGGAGGCTCAAAAAAAACGGCAGTCCAGAAACCAATGGGGGGCATCACGATGACTCCGTGCACTACCTGGTCCATGGTTCGGAGTTATGGAAGTGTCCGTGTTTTTATTTGGAAGATGTCTGTGAACCTGAGCCAGCAATGTCAACACATGCcaacatgtcttttttttaaataatgttatttGGCCAGCAAAGTGTGAATATGATCAGTTTGCAGGCCACCCAAAAAAACAATCATGACTCATGACTGCATGAAACAATCTGTCTTTGTACTTGTGGTCGTGATGTCTGTGTGATAAGTCATATTTACAAACTGTTGTATATACATCACTGCATCTCGACCAATGGGATACTTCAGAGCAAACCAAAATGTCATCGCGATGACGTCGTTGCTGGCGTAGGGCTGCAGTTTGATGGCTCCTACTAAATGCATGCAGTGGGAATGGACGAGCAAGACACGCTGCTGGTCAGACAGTGCGCACTGTTGACCTGCGCACACAGTATCGGTTCATCAGGATATCTTATCACATTTTAGTTTCACGGAATTTCTgcctgtttgttgtttttttccttccctttACGTGTTGGTTGACCCTTCTTACTGTATCCGTTACTGTCGGACACGAGTGGTAAGTTTTACGAAAATTATTACTTCCTTGTTTGTGCCTTTAAACTATTGTCTTGTGGTCCAAAATCGACAAAAAAATGCTTGAAGACACAGGCTGAACTTACTCTGAACTATCGATATTGAAACTAAAAAATACTCTTTATACCCTATTATCCCGCACACACTCTTTTTAATGACAGAAGGGAGACATACAAGTTGTCTGGAGACCATTTCGCTTAATTTCAATCTAAATGTCCATATTTTGAGTGTGAAGACTACAGCATATCTTGACATCCACTTTATTCTCATATGTTAATTGCTTTTAGattaatacaatatttacaaataaaatagcTTGTCTGAGATGGTGTAAAGATGTGAAACCAAATGGAATAAGTGAACATTTCTCTTCACCTGTGTTGGTCCCAGAGGACACAGCATGCTCTCGTCCCTGAAGaccctgctgctgctctcggtcCTGTGCACGCCGACCTCCGGTCTGTGCCTGCGCCTTTACCGCACCGGCGACGAACTCCTGTGCGACGACCGGATGGCAGTCGGGGTCCGGAGCGACGTGGATGGCTGGGGGTCCCTGATGCAGTCCGCGGAgtacctctcttcctctttaacttcttcttcttctgtcgaaTCCAGCCGGGGAAAAAGGACTTCAAGTCCCGCAAACTACCGCTTCGTGAGCCGGACGAAGCTGAGAGGGCAGATGATCCGCAACAGCAGCAAAGGAGACCGCAGGAGCAGACTGACCCTGTCGCTTGACGTGCCGACCAACATCATGAACGTCCTCTTTGATGTCGCTAAGGCCAAAAACCTGCGCGCTAAGGCGGCCGAGAACGCGCGCCTGCTGGCTCATATTGGACGGAGGAAGTGAAGTTGGACAACTTATTGAACACCATGAATCACTTCCTAATTCACTTTTACATCAGGCTATTGGTATTGATTTGTTTCTCCAGGGGAGATTATTTTCTTTGCACTCACACATTACAGGAAAAAGAAACATTTCAAATATACTTCAGTTGCTCTCTTGTGAAAGGTGCTTCGAAAGTCttctattcattattttttaacactGGTGAAACCTCCATGGACAATACATAATGTGAGCTAATGAACCTCTGTGACTAAAAGTTGGATGATGATATCtgaatttgtttatgtttttggaCAACGTGGCATTAAACTAAGAATTATACAATAT
This is a stretch of genomic DNA from Pseudoliparis swirei isolate HS2019 ecotype Mariana Trench chromosome 10, NWPU_hadal_v1, whole genome shotgun sequence. It encodes these proteins:
- the ucn3l gene encoding urocortin 3, like — protein: MLSSLKTLLLLSVLCTPTSGLCLRLYRTGDELLCDDRMAVGVRSDVDGWGSLMQSAEYLSSSLTSSSSVESSRGKRTSSPANYRFVSRTKLRGQMIRNSSKGDRRSRLTLSLDVPTNIMNVLFDVAKAKNLRAKAAENARLLAHIGRRK